The following coding sequences lie in one Deltaproteobacteria bacterium IMCC39524 genomic window:
- a CDS encoding regulatory protein RecX, which translates to MKDSRAQKPDRTDPWPVALRILTRRDYSQSELRQRLTDKGFDPARIEVALKRCLELSYLDDARYALNRATSLMNQGRAVGKRVLLDLRQHGVNEEIANRALQLAREACDEEQLLASLLERRFANFSYDSAPAKERRRVVHFLQRRGFTIDRIMAQLTRKGLETRDENR; encoded by the coding sequence GTGAAGGATAGTAGAGCACAAAAACCGGACCGGACCGATCCATGGCCGGTAGCACTGCGCATACTGACCCGCCGCGACTACAGTCAGAGCGAATTGCGCCAACGGCTGACTGATAAAGGGTTCGACCCGGCACGCATCGAAGTTGCCTTAAAGCGCTGTTTAGAACTGAGCTATCTCGACGATGCCCGATACGCCCTGAACCGGGCGACTAGCCTGATGAACCAGGGACGTGCAGTTGGCAAGCGGGTTTTGCTTGATCTGCGCCAGCACGGTGTTAATGAAGAAATCGCCAATCGGGCATTGCAACTGGCTCGCGAGGCTTGTGATGAGGAACAACTACTGGCATCGCTCCTGGAACGACGCTTTGCCAATTTCAGCTACGACTCGGCGCCGGCCAAAGAGCGGCGGAGGGTTGTGCATTTTCTGCAACGACGCGGCTTCACAATCGACCGCATCATGGCTCAACTGACTCGGAAAGGCTTAGAAACGCGTGATGAAAACCGGTAG